One Triticum dicoccoides isolate Atlit2015 ecotype Zavitan chromosome 4B, WEW_v2.0, whole genome shotgun sequence genomic window carries:
- the LOC119291878 gene encoding sorcin-like isoform X1 encodes MENAVVLREWFDRVDAAGTGNITAPQLQSALAVGNLDFPLSVVQQMIRMYDFDRNGTMSFEEFLALNKFLQKVQTVFSSLERGRGFLSLEDVYEALIKLGFSLDSPAFYTVCESFDKSKKGMVRLDEFISIFIFVQSARNLFSSFDTTKQGKVTLDFNQFVYCSAEAEYI; translated from the exons CGCCGGCACCGGCAACATCACGGCTCCTCAGCTCCAG AGCGCGCTGGCCGTGGGCAACCTCGACTTCCCCCTCTCCGTCGTGCAGCAGATGATCAG GATGTACGACTTTGATCGGAACGGCACCATGAGCTTCGAAG AGTTCTTGGCTCTTAACAAGTTCCTTCAGAAG GTGCAGACTGTTTTCTCCTCCCTAGAAAG GGGCCGTGGATTTCTCAGCCTTGAGGATGTGTATGAG GCGTTAATCAAACTCGGTTTCTCTTTGGATTCACCTGCCTTTTACACTGTCTGTGAG AGCTTCGACAAGAGCAAGAAGGGGATGGTTCGTTTGGATGAGTTCATATCGATCTTCATCTTTGTGCAGTCAGCTCG TAACTTGTTCAGCTCATTTGACACAACCAAGCAAGGGAAAGTGACTTTGGATTTCAACCAGTTCGTCTACTGCA GTGCGGAGGCGGAGTATATATGA
- the LOC119291878 gene encoding sorcin-like isoform X2, with amino-acid sequence MENAVVLREWFDRVDAAGTGNITAPQLQSALAVGNLDFPLSVVQQMIRMYDFDRNGTMSFEEFLALNKFLQKVQTVFSSLERGRGFLSLEDVYEALIKLGFSLDSPAFYTVCESFDKSKKGMVRLDEFISIFIFVQSARNLFSSFDTTKQGKVTLDFNQFVYCTANCRI; translated from the exons CGCCGGCACCGGCAACATCACGGCTCCTCAGCTCCAG AGCGCGCTGGCCGTGGGCAACCTCGACTTCCCCCTCTCCGTCGTGCAGCAGATGATCAG GATGTACGACTTTGATCGGAACGGCACCATGAGCTTCGAAG AGTTCTTGGCTCTTAACAAGTTCCTTCAGAAG GTGCAGACTGTTTTCTCCTCCCTAGAAAG GGGCCGTGGATTTCTCAGCCTTGAGGATGTGTATGAG GCGTTAATCAAACTCGGTTTCTCTTTGGATTCACCTGCCTTTTACACTGTCTGTGAG AGCTTCGACAAGAGCAAGAAGGGGATGGTTCGTTTGGATGAGTTCATATCGATCTTCATCTTTGTGCAGTCAGCTCG TAACTTGTTCAGCTCATTTGACACAACCAAGCAAGGGAAAGTGACTTTGGATTTCAACCAGTTCGTCTACTGCA CGGCAAACTGCAGGATATAG